The Oreochromis niloticus isolate F11D_XX linkage group LG4, O_niloticus_UMD_NMBU, whole genome shotgun sequence DNA segment cttgtgcttttggaaatcagttttttcctatttccgtttttcctatttccgttgtgttttgagtgcttttgcagcgtttttcatattgctggtgttttgttaagttgcagtccgtttggcctctcagggccaccgtagaaaacccccaaattaaaaaaaacaaaacaaagaaaaaacccaTTGAGCAAGAACttgtggaaaggaaaaactaccttttaagagaaaaaactgcaaataaacTAGTAGTCTGAGAGTGATAAGCTCTATTCATTATCAATTACTCAAGGCCTGTATgtgcaggattttgaatttgattctgggtttaacagggagccaatgaagagaaccCAATACAGGATAAatgtgctctctctttctagtccctgtcagctgttacagcattttggatcaactgaagacttttcaacACATCACTGACAAGTACAGAGTCCACTGTGTGTCCACCGATGCCAAATGTGTCCAGTTTCAACCGTTTAGCTGTTGACATGAGATGAATTTGAATAATTTAGAGGTAGTCCTCCTCTTTCATTATGCCGTCCACTTTCTGGAATGTACCTGTACACCAAAGCAGCTTTCTTAAACTAACCCTTCGGTTAACCGCTTGTTTTCACTGCTCCAAGTAGCTCCTCTTAAAGTCTCTAAATAAAACTCAAAGATCCTCATAAGCATTAATACTGACTCAAAAAGGCTGGAGTTGTGTTAAGTTGCTTTTCCCTAAGTCAACAGTTCATTTTGTCTGCCCTCTGAACCGTAATTCGATCAAATTTTACTCACTGTTTATGTCATTTCCACAACAGGATTCTGAGGTGGGGTGTTTGAAGAAGTGGGTCATAAAACCACCCAGCTGACTGTCAGTAGAGGGGCATTCTCAGCAGTACAGTACGTATACAGCTTCGTTTTAGTCTGCAAGTTCATATAACATTTTAATAATCATTGCTGTGTATAAATTAAGATTgtattaacacattaaaaggaATAGGAGTCTGATTTTCTGCAGATCTGGGAGATAAAATGAGTCCAGCGGTCACCCTTTTTCTCATCGTCGTCTCCACAGCAGTGGCCGGTAACTGTAACCTCTCCATGTTGCTTGTTTGTGTATACTTGTGCATGTTTTTcatgattttattatttatttaaatgttatattttatgcttttcattgttttcataaAATGCATTTACTTGTAATTTAAGCTTTCAGTGACAGAAAACATGGCATTTTAATAACCTTCATTTTTAAGAACTCAGAACTCAAAAATTACAAAAGTGAAACATAATTTTATGCATAAAAACTCAATTTTATGCCAAatttgttttggggttgttgtttttgttttttcttttttcaaagtttcatttaaaaaaaaaaaaaagaattttccTGCCTCTCAGGGAGTGTTACCATTAAGACCCTGGTTTTCCCCACTGCAACGAGCACCAGTTATGTTGAGATGATCCCTCAAAGGCCGATGAACCTGACTGCGTTCACTCTGTGCATGCGAGTCGCCACGGAGCTCAGCGGCAAACGAGAGATCATCCTCTTTGCATACCGGACTGGAAGCTACGATGAGCTGAATGTGTGGCGTGAAGTGGATGGAAGGTAGGACATCTTAAGGCCAAAATTATCTACTTTGTGGGCTTTTCACATATAAGTCTATGATATATCCCAAGACACTGATGGTGAAAGATGGTTATAGAAAACATCCTGGTAAACAATAACAAGATTTTGCCTTGAGACTGTGACAGCTGGAGTATAAAACTGGTTTGATGTTTGGTGCCAAAAGAatgtattaaaatgtgttttacagcCCTGAGAACTAAAGTTGGATTTCTCCTGTACGTATGAATCTATGAGAAAAAGTAGAGCAAAAATATGACCCACCTCTATGTGCTTTTTTAAGCATGTTGAAGTTATTGTGGAAAACAATCAGCTGATTCTGTGTGGGGAGGGggggtgatttttcattaaactGCCTGTCAGTTGTGTGTAGTAATGATTAAAAATGcatattgtttgtttgtgtgcagacTGTCCTTTTACCTGGCTGGGGATGGTGTTTTATTTAAAGTCCCTGACCTCGGAGCCCTGATTACCCACCTGTGTGTCACCTGGGATTCCACTTCAGGTTTAGCTGCCCTCTTCCTGGATGGAAAGAGGAGCTTATCCAAAATCTACAAGAAGGATCACACTGTCAGCCCAGGAGGCAGGGTTATCCTGGGACAAGATGCGGATTCTTTCCTGGGTTCTTTTGATAAGAAGCAGAGTTTTGTTGGTGAGATCTGTGATGTGAACATGTGGGACACTGTTCTACCAGATAGTGCAATCATATGCATGTTTGCAGGGAAGAGAGAACCAAGAGGAAATGTTTTTGACTGGGACAGCGGAGAGCTGGAAATAAACGGAGATGTAGAGGTCGCCACTCGTGAGCTGTAGCTATAATGTTCACCCACAGGAAAACGTGTGCAGTCAGTGAATGCCACCCATACGGTTGTATGAAATCTGATACTTTATTGATCAAAATTTGCATCAGTATTACTGACATAACTTCAGATTAATGTGTTTTGCGACCTAGTAAAAATATCTGCTCCATCCTTCTCTATGCCTGATAAATCATTTTGATTTCAGAAATGCCAGACCTGACAGTCATGTGACAAAGAAAGTACGCCATCTTTCTGTTCTAGAGTTTAACGTAACAGaacataataaagaaaagtcatCATCAACAACAACTCATGCTATATTACACTGTGTCATTTCATTCATATATTCTctcaaatattttaataagtAGTGCTGAAGATTCTACAATGTCTTTTAATTCAACAAGAATTATTAACGCATTAGTGGTTACGATTGACTACAGCTGGTTTCTGTTGGAGCATTTCCAAATGACTGCAGATTCCAAAACCCTGACTTCAAACAGCTGTATATGTTATTTAAGTTATTCagaagcagtgttgggtaagttactttaaattagtaacttagttacattactagttacttctctaaaaaagtaactcagttacttcaagttacttgttactttcaaagtaactagttactagggaaagtaactttggttttactcagaattctcttgttaatgtgttgcttccgtaactggatacccagccacactgccagtcttctagcttgcttacttgccacaagtgcactgtgccacctaccaatagaaaggaaaaaataatgtgcacatttccacgagagaaatcccacgcctggaccgtcgttgaccgccgccatgattctagcctgctttttacatccaacacaaaaactgcagtcgtggtgcttttgattgtactcagaacttggaaattctgccttctgaataggaagatgtaggtaacaccagactgcagatgagctgcatccagggctggactgggacaaaacaatcgtcccgggcattttgactagagaccggcccaccattataggaaaaatcataaagcctttgaatgaaaataaacactgttgtgacagtgatgtacactgttctgatggtatatatgtatcaatctatcaatcgtttgttgtaagactcagataattatttttttaaaagcgagacattttaaatgagaataataaagaaaactatttccttgtgcccccctttccctgttaatgccctacctggccccctggcaacactttgctagacccgcccctgcacagttaccagctgtcagctacttagaaaaggatcctggtgttatttgtctctcagaaacagttcataacttcaactcattcatgtcacctaaaaggtaaacctgtttctccatcacctgttcagctctgatgattcagtaaggacatctcctggtttcatctgcatgtttccctctcaccagataaccaaaccgatatcatgaccagcagctttacagctgtggctccagcaaacatcagctgatactagaaattaatattaaataaattctaacaacagctgatcaagcttaaacgtgctgctgttgtttaacgcgacctccgctggtttcctctttctggcgcaaagtgggcgataaacaaacaagagagaaaagccgatcagctgatcattgatcagtttcgtgattgaagtagaaacaggagagaatgagagaagaagaggcagctgtgcagcgtaaacacagcataactccagctttgtgtctttttcattgtagctgaagtccgggacaaactgtgttccttttcacctcagtacgaaacgcgtaatattttctctgaataccagacgattctgttttttacgggacggttggcaactctaataattaaccgtatgaacaaaataaagttcaacatcagtaa contains these protein-coding regions:
- the LOC100702705 gene encoding pentraxin fusion protein gives rise to the protein MSPAVTLFLIVVSTAVAGSVTIKTLVFPTATSTSYVEMIPQRPMNLTAFTLCMRVATELSGKREIILFAYRTGSYDELNVWREVDGRLSFYLAGDGVLFKVPDLGALITHLCVTWDSTSGLAALFLDGKRSLSKIYKKDHTVSPGGRVILGQDADSFLGSFDKKQSFVGEICDVNMWDTVLPDSAIICMFAGKREPRGNVFDWDSGELEINGDVEVATREL